Part of the Novosphingobium sp. ZN18A2 genome, CGACGCGGTTTCCAGCATCCGGAGCTTGCGCTGACATGAGGCCGAATGGCGCACCGCACCGCACGTCAGCCGCGGTCGCGGCTCTTTCGCTGATGCTGGCGGGTTGTGGCGGCGGAAACGGGAATTCGGTTCCCGGAACCTTTCCCACGCCTACGCCCACACCAACGGCCACCGGCGCGCGCGTCTATCCCACGGTGCAGGAGGCATCGCTTTCGGTAACCGATGTGCAGCAGGTTATCGCGCAGGCGGTTGGCGAGGCGCAGGCGCGCAACCTGCCGGCGGTGATCGCGGTGACGGACCGGGTGGGCAACGTGCTGGCCGTGTTCCGCATGAACGGTGCGAAGGCGACGATGCTGACCAGCACCTATAACTCGGAATTCAAGCAGCAGATTGCCAATCCGGTCGATGCCGAGGGGTTGACTCTTCCCGCGGAAGTCGGCGCGATCGCCAAGGCGGTAACCGCCGCCTACCTGTCGTCGGGCGGCAACGCCTTTTCCACCCGCACCGCAAGCGAGATCGTGCAGCAGCATTTCCCGCCCGCGCCGCAGACGCCGGGACTGGAAAGCGGTCCGCTGTTCGGCGTGCAGTTCAGCCAGTTGCCCTGTTCCGACCTTACCGCGCGGTTCCAGGCCGGCGGGGGGAGCATATTCCGCAATCCCGTGACGCAGACCGAGGACAGCAGCCCCGGCCTGATCGGACCCAAGCGTTCGCCCATTGGGCTTTCGGCCGATCCGGGCGGGATGCCGCTGTACAAGAATGGCGTGCTTGTCGGCGCGGTCGGCGTGATGGCCGATGGCGATTACGGCTTCGATCCCGATGTGACGGACGTGGACAACGATGGCGAGGAGTACATCGCGCTCGCCGGGCTTCAGGGATTTGCGCCGCCCGACAACATCACCGGAGACAAGATCACCGTAGACGGCACGACGCTGCGTTTTTCGGACGCGACGGTGAACAACCTTGCGCCGCTTCAGACCAATTTCAGCGCGATCAACAATGCCGCGGGCACGCTGATCCCGGTGCGCGGATACAATGACGGCGCAATTGTCGCGGGCACCGCCTATGGCACGGAGGCCAGCGGTTTCCGTTACGCGACCACCGCCGAATTCGACAATCCCGACGCATTCGTGCTGACCGACGGTTCGGGCAACGATCGCTTTCCGATCCGCGCCGCGACCGACGGCGGCACCAACTCCAGGCCCTTGACCAAAGCCGAAGTGCGCGAAATCCTGACGCAGGCGTTCAAGGTGATGAGCCGCGCGCGGGCGCAGATCAGGCGGCCGCTGGACAGCAGGGCCGAAGTGTCGATCAGCGTGGTCGATACGCACGGCGCGGTGCTGGGCATTGTGCGCGCGCCCGATGCGCCGATCTTCGGCATCGACGTATCGTTGCAGAAAGCGCGCACGGCCACGTTCTTTTCCAGCCCCGACGCGGCGACCGCGTTGCAGGGCGATCCCGACCAGGAAATTCCCGATTTCGTCGGCCGGGTGCGCAACTTCCTGGGCGACCAGACGGCCCTTACCGGCACCAAGGCCTTTGCCGACAGGTCTGGCGGCAACCTGTCGCGCCCCTATTTCCCCGATGGGCAGCTTGGCACCGCCAACGGTCCGCTGAGCCGCCCGATCGCGCAGTTCAACCCGCTGGCCACGGGGCTGCAATTCGCGCTGGTCAGGTCGAACGTGCTGGCCCATGCCGCCTATATCGGCGGTGCGGCCAACGATACCGCGCACCAGTGCACGTCCATCCCGATCAAGGCGAGCGCCAACGGCCAGCAGCGGCTTGCCAATGGAATCCAGATTTTCCCCGGATCGGTGCCGATCTATCGTGGCACCCAGCTTGTCGGCGGAATCGGCGTTTCGGGCGACGGTATCGACCAGGACGACATGATCAGCTTCCTTGGCGCGAACAATGCCGGTGTTTCGCTCGGCACGCTAGGCAATGCGCCCAAGGACATGCGCGCCGATACGATCGTGGTCCCGGTCGGCAACGGGGTGCGGCTGCGCTATGTCAATTGCCCGTTCGCGCCGTTCCTCGACAGCAGCGACCAGAACGTCTGCGAGGGCTTGTGATCCAGCCCGCCATCGCCTTGATTGTCCCGTTGGTGGGCGCATCGGGAGCGAACCCGGCGGCAATGCCGCTTACATTCGGGACGTTGCCTTCAAGCGACATGGCGGCTGGCGGCATTCCCGCGGTACTGTTCGGCGCAGGCGCCGAAGGTGCGACGGATGCGGCGCAGGCGGACCAACCAGCCGCTGATCCGAAGCAAGTGCGCGAAGAAGACGCCAAGACCGCCCAAATGCCGAAGAACACTCCGGCAGAAGCGAAACCCGCCGTAGCCAATGACGGACCGGAAATAGACGCGGGCGACGCGCTGATCGACGGTCGCCGCCGTCCCGGCTATCAAAAGCAGCTTCCCGAACGGATCGAGCAATTCAACCAGGGTGCGGTCACCGCGCCGCCACCCGAAGCGTTTTACGAAAAATACGATGGCGAAGGCCCGGTCGGAAGCCTTTCGCTCGACGTTGCGGTGCCCGACCGATGGCGCATAACGTCTTCGCTCTGCCCGAAAAAGAACCCGAAGACCGGCCAGAAGAACCGGGCCATATTCACCCTGTTCCCGAACCTGGAAAACGTCTGTCATTCGACGCTCGACCCCTTCCACCACAACGTGCTGAAGGGCGACAAGCCGATCCGCGCGAAAGACAAGCCGGGCTTCCTGAAGGGCGACGACTGGTTCTTCATCGTCAACGCCACGTCCGATACCGTGATCGAGCCGCGCACGTTCCCGATTCCCGTCAGCGTCCAGACGACCGAACGGCCCAACTCGGTTGACACCTTCGGCAAAGGGCAGAGCCTTGTGCTCTCGCAGACCTTCATCGCCGGGGTGTCGCTGCTGAAGGGGATGACGGCCTACAAGCCGCCGATCGTGGAATACCGGCTGACGCTGGCCGCGAACATGAGCTATGTGAACGTGCCCGAACGGCGCGTTCTGGATGTGCGCCCCAGTCGCGAGACGCAGCGGCTTGACGGGTTCATCGGGGTGCAGGACGCCTTTATCGACTATCACCTGGGGCGCTTCGACACGAGCCGGTACGATTTCGTGTCCGTGCGCCTTGGTATCCAGCCGATCACCACCGATTTCCGCGGGTTCCTGTTCCTCGACAACCAGCTTGGCCTGCGCATCTTCGGCAACCGGGACGATAACCGTTGGCAGTTCAACCTTGGCGCGTTCTGGCGGCTTGAGAAAGACACCAATTCGGGCCTGAACAACGTTTTCGCCACGCCGCGCAGGGACTGGGTGTTCCTTGCCAA contains:
- a CDS encoding heme-binding protein, with product MRPNGAPHRTSAAVAALSLMLAGCGGGNGNSVPGTFPTPTPTPTATGARVYPTVQEASLSVTDVQQVIAQAVGEAQARNLPAVIAVTDRVGNVLAVFRMNGAKATMLTSTYNSEFKQQIANPVDAEGLTLPAEVGAIAKAVTAAYLSSGGNAFSTRTASEIVQQHFPPAPQTPGLESGPLFGVQFSQLPCSDLTARFQAGGGSIFRNPVTQTEDSSPGLIGPKRSPIGLSADPGGMPLYKNGVLVGAVGVMADGDYGFDPDVTDVDNDGEEYIALAGLQGFAPPDNITGDKITVDGTTLRFSDATVNNLAPLQTNFSAINNAAGTLIPVRGYNDGAIVAGTAYGTEASGFRYATTAEFDNPDAFVLTDGSGNDRFPIRAATDGGTNSRPLTKAEVREILTQAFKVMSRARAQIRRPLDSRAEVSISVVDTHGAVLGIVRAPDAPIFGIDVSLQKARTATFFSSPDAATALQGDPDQEIPDFVGRVRNFLGDQTALTGTKAFADRSGGNLSRPYFPDGQLGTANGPLSRPIAQFNPLATGLQFALVRSNVLAHAAYIGGAANDTAHQCTSIPIKASANGQQRLANGIQIFPGSVPIYRGTQLVGGIGVSGDGIDQDDMISFLGANNAGVSLGTLGNAPKDMRADTIVVPVGNGVRLRYVNCPFAPFLDSSDQNVCEGL